A single Silvibacterium dinghuense DNA region contains:
- a CDS encoding 2-oxoglutarate dehydrogenase E1 component, with translation MTPTNLSSDAPSTQPGSQSFSQRQYIFDSFRRWGYLKAQLDPLGQYLAPETVAELDFTGPDAEEAAGYYCSTVGAECMHIPSAERRQWLAERLETNPLAVDEAAQQRILELLTRADIFEQTIQSRYLGTKRFSLEGVTALIPFLDELFNRAAEFGAQKSVMGMSHRGRLSVMVNTFGKSAADIFSKFEDVDPRSILGGGDVKYHVGATGTFLARNGETVSLHLVSNPSHLEAVDPVAMGRAKAKQARYGADGVSRVLPVIIHGDAAFAGQGIWAETMNLASIEGYSVGGSIQIVVNNLIGFTAEPEESNSTRFATDLAKRLDVPIFHVNAEDAEAVVRIAALAAEYRHTFHSDVVVDLIGYRRHGHSEVDDPTITQPLRYARIKNHPPLYEIYAKKIGVDIAARVKELQAEFGDAQKQAQTMQKMPTLAKMPEYWSAYKGGPFKAEYEAETGISREEIGALTAGLTKYPSDFHIHPKIAKLLEQRAEMGQGKRPFDYGMAEALAFGSLVKGGTPVRLSGQDSQRGTFNQRHSVLIDIENEQGFVPLNHLAEDQAPYEAYNSMLSEAGVMGFEYGYSRDYPETLVLWEAQFGDFANGAQIVIDQFLSAAEDKWGLLSGLTLLLPHGYEGQGPEHSSARIERYLQLTAHDNIQVCQPSTAAQYFHLLRRQALRKWRKPLVVFTPKSMLRHPDAISPIEAFSVQYFQNVLPETEIKDAKRLLVCTGKIGHELRVERAKRKDGTTGIVFLEQLYPFPEAELIAAIEAHPNAHEIVWVQEEPQNMGAHSYVMPRLRRLARNRQVLSVKRSEAASPATGSGKAHEMEQKTLIELALSSGLQDKVAK, from the coding sequence ATGACTCCGACGAATCTCTCCTCCGACGCTCCTAGTACGCAACCCGGTTCTCAATCTTTTTCGCAACGCCAATACATCTTCGACTCCTTCCGCCGGTGGGGGTACCTCAAGGCCCAGCTTGACCCGCTGGGCCAATATCTTGCTCCGGAAACAGTTGCGGAGCTGGATTTTACCGGTCCCGATGCCGAGGAAGCTGCAGGCTACTACTGCTCGACGGTGGGCGCTGAGTGTATGCATATTCCTTCTGCGGAGCGCCGTCAGTGGCTGGCAGAGCGGCTGGAGACTAACCCGCTGGCGGTGGACGAGGCCGCGCAGCAGCGCATTCTCGAGCTGCTGACCCGCGCAGATATTTTTGAGCAGACAATCCAGTCGCGCTACCTGGGCACCAAGCGGTTCTCGCTGGAAGGTGTGACGGCTCTGATTCCGTTCCTCGATGAGCTGTTCAACCGGGCTGCGGAGTTCGGCGCGCAGAAGTCGGTGATGGGCATGAGCCATCGCGGACGCCTGAGCGTGATGGTGAATACCTTCGGCAAGTCGGCGGCGGATATCTTCTCAAAGTTTGAGGATGTGGACCCACGCAGCATCCTGGGCGGCGGCGATGTGAAGTATCACGTCGGCGCGACGGGGACATTCCTGGCGCGCAACGGAGAGACGGTATCGCTGCACCTGGTCTCCAATCCGAGCCATCTTGAGGCGGTCGATCCGGTGGCGATGGGACGCGCCAAGGCCAAGCAGGCTCGCTATGGCGCGGACGGCGTGTCGCGGGTGCTGCCGGTGATCATTCACGGCGATGCGGCCTTCGCTGGACAGGGCATCTGGGCAGAGACGATGAACCTGGCCTCGATCGAGGGCTATTCGGTGGGCGGCTCGATCCAGATTGTGGTGAACAACCTGATCGGGTTTACGGCGGAACCGGAGGAGTCGAACTCGACGCGCTTTGCGACTGATCTGGCCAAGCGGCTCGACGTGCCGATCTTCCATGTGAACGCGGAAGACGCCGAAGCCGTGGTGCGGATTGCGGCGCTGGCCGCGGAGTACCGGCATACCTTCCACAGCGATGTGGTCGTGGATCTTATCGGCTACCGGAGGCATGGTCATTCGGAGGTGGACGACCCCACCATCACGCAGCCGCTGCGTTATGCGCGGATCAAGAATCATCCGCCGCTTTACGAGATCTATGCGAAGAAGATCGGCGTGGATATTGCTGCACGTGTGAAGGAACTGCAGGCCGAGTTCGGCGACGCGCAGAAGCAGGCCCAGACCATGCAGAAGATGCCGACGCTGGCCAAGATGCCGGAATACTGGTCGGCGTACAAGGGCGGTCCGTTCAAGGCGGAGTATGAAGCTGAGACCGGTATTTCGCGCGAAGAGATTGGCGCACTGACCGCCGGGCTGACGAAGTATCCGTCGGACTTCCATATTCATCCGAAGATTGCGAAGCTGCTCGAGCAGCGTGCCGAGATGGGCCAGGGTAAGCGTCCCTTCGACTATGGCATGGCCGAGGCGCTGGCCTTTGGTTCACTGGTGAAGGGCGGCACACCGGTTCGCCTGAGCGGGCAGGACTCGCAGCGCGGCACCTTCAACCAGCGTCATTCGGTGTTGATCGATATTGAGAACGAGCAGGGCTTTGTGCCGCTGAATCATCTGGCGGAAGATCAGGCTCCATATGAGGCTTATAACTCGATGCTCTCCGAGGCCGGCGTGATGGGCTTCGAGTACGGCTACAGCCGCGACTATCCCGAGACGCTGGTGCTGTGGGAGGCGCAGTTCGGCGATTTTGCCAACGGTGCGCAGATCGTCATCGACCAGTTCCTCTCGGCTGCCGAAGACAAGTGGGGTCTGCTGAGCGGTTTGACGCTGCTCTTGCCGCACGGCTACGAGGGTCAGGGGCCGGAGCACTCGAGCGCGCGCATCGAGCGCTATCTGCAACTGACTGCGCATGACAACATCCAGGTCTGCCAGCCTTCGACGGCCGCGCAGTATTTCCATCTGCTGCGGCGGCAGGCGCTGCGCAAGTGGCGCAAGCCGCTGGTGGTCTTTACGCCGAAGAGCATGCTGCGGCATCCGGATGCGATCTCGCCGATCGAGGCATTCTCGGTGCAGTACTTCCAGAATGTGCTGCCGGAGACGGAGATTAAGGACGCGAAGCGGCTGCTGGTGTGCACTGGTAAGATCGGTCACGAGCTGCGCGTGGAGCGGGCCAAGCGCAAGGACGGAACGACGGGCATCGTCTTCCTTGAACAGCTTTATCCTTTCCCGGAAGCGGAGCTGATCGCGGCGATCGAGGCGCATCCGAATGCGCACGAGATTGTCTGGGTGCAGGAAGAGCCGCAGAACATGGGCGCACATTCGTACGTGATGCCGCGGCTTCGCCGGCTGGCGCGGAATCGCCAGGTGCTCAGTGTGAAGCGTTCCGAGGCGGCAAGCCCGGCGACGGGTTCGGGTAAGGCGCATGAGATGGAGCAGAAGACGCTGATTGAACTGGCGTTGAGCTCGGGGCTGCAGGACAAGGTAGCGAAGTAG
- a CDS encoding MFS transporter: MSSSLEHRVNPESDPSCSMDTQAVLRRVSWRLMPFLFALYVFAYLDRVNLSFAALSIRRELGFSDSVYGAGAGLFFLSYALFEVPANLALLRIGPRRWIALIMTVWGLLSTAMALVHSAESFYLLRFLLGAAEAGFFPGILLYLTYWFPLQQRARAVARFMTATAVAGIVGAPLSTVLLRLNGVAHIAGWKWLFIGEGLPSIVLGLCVLGVLTDKPEEAPWLAEDEKLWLLAEVRAHESGAAAGHEAHWLHAFGNATVWVLASIYFAISVGLYGLSLWLPVLVKSFSHASDLRVVLLTAIPYALAAVTMLLVARSSDRTGEWRSERSLFPRREYGADSGRSGRCRLPGYAARLRPAALR, encoded by the coding sequence ATGTCGTCTTCATTGGAGCATCGCGTGAATCCGGAGTCTGATCCGTCTTGCAGTATGGACACACAGGCGGTGCTGCGCCGTGTCTCGTGGCGACTGATGCCGTTTCTGTTTGCGCTATACGTGTTTGCGTACCTGGATCGCGTAAACCTGAGCTTTGCGGCGCTATCGATTCGTCGCGAGCTCGGGTTTTCCGACTCGGTGTACGGCGCAGGCGCGGGATTGTTCTTCCTGAGCTATGCGCTGTTCGAGGTGCCGGCAAATCTGGCTCTGCTACGGATAGGGCCACGCCGCTGGATTGCGCTCATCATGACGGTGTGGGGCCTGCTTTCGACGGCGATGGCCCTTGTGCATTCGGCAGAGAGCTTTTATCTCCTGCGCTTCCTGCTTGGCGCGGCAGAGGCGGGGTTCTTTCCGGGGATTCTGCTCTACCTGACCTACTGGTTTCCGTTGCAGCAGCGGGCGCGGGCGGTGGCTCGTTTTATGACGGCGACGGCGGTGGCAGGCATTGTGGGCGCTCCGCTTTCGACCGTGTTGTTGCGGCTGAATGGAGTGGCACACATCGCCGGATGGAAGTGGCTGTTTATTGGCGAAGGACTGCCGTCCATTGTGCTGGGACTGTGCGTGCTGGGTGTTCTCACCGATAAGCCGGAAGAGGCTCCGTGGCTTGCGGAGGACGAGAAGCTCTGGCTACTGGCGGAGGTGCGGGCTCATGAGTCCGGTGCGGCTGCCGGCCACGAAGCCCATTGGCTGCATGCTTTTGGGAATGCGACGGTGTGGGTGCTGGCTTCGATCTACTTCGCCATCTCTGTGGGGCTCTATGGGCTGAGCCTGTGGCTGCCGGTGCTGGTGAAGAGCTTTTCTCATGCGTCGGACCTGAGGGTGGTGCTGCTGACGGCGATCCCTTATGCGCTGGCAGCGGTGACGATGCTTCTTGTCGCGCGGAGCTCGGACCGGACAGGAGAGTGGCGGTCGGAGCGATCTTTGTTTCCGCGGCGGGAGTATGGGGCGGATTCGGGCCGTTCTGGGCGATGCCGACTACCCGGCTACGCGGCGAGGCTGCGGCCGGCGGCATTGCGCTGA
- a CDS encoding glycoside hydrolase family 27 protein has translation MQAEAQTPGSASTGLAATPPMGWNSWNHFAGKVTDADVRAAADALVASGMRDAGYVYVNIDDTWEGERDAQGVIHTNSKFPDMKALADYVHSKGLKLGIYSSPGPKTCAGYEGSYGHEAQDAKSYADWGIDYLKYDKCSFGDVIRKEAGNDHAKAFAMEKAAYKKMHDALAATGRPIVFSLCQYGDNDVWEWGASVGGNLWRTTGDINDSYQRMAEIGFGQLVQARYAGPGHWNDPDMLEIGNGGMTEEEYRQHMTLWVMLAAPLLAGNDLSKMSKETLALLTNKDVIAVDQDAAGIQGVRAWAQGPLEVWRKPLSGGAMAVALFNRSAKPQSITFDLKTVFLDENAKLRNLWTGENVVISGDKYVTTIPGHGAVLLKGTPAKIPEVACSSGPWNEHLGLPCGHAAGSRAQ, from the coding sequence ATGCAAGCTGAGGCGCAGACGCCGGGCTCCGCGTCCACCGGTCTTGCGGCCACCCCTCCGATGGGCTGGAACAGCTGGAATCACTTCGCCGGCAAGGTGACGGATGCGGATGTACGGGCCGCTGCCGATGCGCTGGTCGCGAGCGGGATGCGCGACGCGGGCTACGTCTACGTGAACATCGACGATACCTGGGAAGGCGAGCGCGATGCGCAGGGCGTGATTCATACCAACAGCAAGTTTCCGGATATGAAGGCACTCGCCGATTATGTGCACTCGAAGGGGCTGAAGCTGGGGATTTATTCGTCGCCCGGACCGAAGACCTGCGCCGGCTACGAGGGCAGCTACGGGCACGAGGCGCAGGATGCGAAGAGCTACGCCGACTGGGGGATCGATTACCTGAAGTACGACAAGTGCAGCTTCGGCGATGTGATCCGGAAAGAGGCGGGGAACGATCATGCGAAGGCGTTCGCGATGGAGAAGGCTGCTTACAAGAAGATGCATGACGCGCTGGCGGCGACCGGACGGCCCATTGTCTTCAGCTTGTGCCAGTACGGCGACAACGATGTGTGGGAGTGGGGCGCAAGTGTCGGCGGTAACCTTTGGCGCACGACCGGGGATATCAATGACAGCTATCAGCGGATGGCGGAGATCGGTTTTGGGCAGCTGGTGCAGGCGCGGTATGCGGGGCCTGGGCACTGGAACGATCCGGACATGCTGGAGATCGGCAATGGCGGCATGACGGAGGAGGAGTATCGCCAGCACATGACGCTGTGGGTGATGCTGGCGGCTCCGCTGCTCGCGGGTAACGACCTGAGCAAGATGTCAAAGGAGACGCTGGCGCTGCTGACGAACAAGGATGTGATTGCCGTCGACCAGGATGCAGCAGGGATACAGGGCGTGAGGGCCTGGGCGCAGGGGCCACTGGAGGTCTGGCGGAAGCCGCTGAGCGGCGGAGCGATGGCGGTGGCGCTGTTCAATCGTTCTGCGAAGCCGCAAAGCATCACGTTCGACCTGAAGACGGTGTTTCTGGATGAGAATGCGAAGCTGCGCAACCTGTGGACGGGCGAGAACGTCGTGATCTCGGGCGATAAGTATGTAACGACGATACCGGGGCATGGAGCGGTGCTGCTCAAGGGAACGCCGGCGAAGATTCCAGAGGTGGCATGTTCCTCGGGGCCGTGGAACGAGCACCTCGGTCTTCCCTGCGGGCATGCGGCTGGTTCCCGGGCGCAGTAA
- a CDS encoding tetratricopeptide repeat protein: MRTQSKWLGAVLLALPMHGVLWAQGDAKSLDEQGMAQMRDGKFFAAQELFEQALRAGLPDDAAKAMVEAHLGESLAAQRLYDDAIRAFESALALDAGNREAQAGEVRSIVQSALALRAAGDRDGALAKLVEGRKAVPASVELMLDFGIQAEEMRIYKDADAALAQAHTLEPANLTVLYALARVELDEQKMPQAETHFREYLKAKPEDASAHYGLGHLLHMEIKDDEAKVELERSVTLQPRQTEAYYQLGEIALAMHQDAEAKADYEKVLAEDPHHGGAVTGMGILAFRAKDNAAAEKYLKQAVVDASDYPTAHRYYAMLLDRLGEHTQAEQEMTLARQLTEEQNRLAHGYEIQSPQ, from the coding sequence ATGAGGACGCAGAGTAAGTGGTTGGGCGCGGTGTTGCTGGCACTGCCGATGCACGGTGTGCTTTGGGCCCAGGGGGATGCGAAGTCGCTCGATGAGCAGGGCATGGCGCAGATGCGGGATGGGAAGTTCTTTGCGGCGCAGGAGCTGTTTGAGCAGGCTCTGCGGGCCGGGTTGCCGGATGATGCGGCAAAGGCCATGGTCGAGGCGCATCTGGGCGAGTCGCTTGCGGCACAACGTCTATACGACGATGCGATCAGAGCCTTCGAGTCGGCTCTGGCGCTCGACGCGGGGAATCGAGAGGCGCAGGCGGGCGAGGTGCGGTCGATTGTGCAATCGGCTCTGGCGCTGCGCGCCGCGGGAGATCGGGACGGCGCGCTGGCGAAGCTGGTCGAGGGACGCAAGGCGGTGCCTGCAAGTGTGGAACTGATGCTGGACTTCGGCATTCAGGCCGAAGAGATGCGCATCTACAAGGATGCAGACGCGGCGTTGGCGCAAGCGCACACCCTTGAGCCTGCGAACCTCACCGTGCTGTATGCGCTGGCGCGCGTGGAGCTGGATGAGCAGAAGATGCCACAGGCAGAGACGCATTTCCGCGAGTACCTGAAGGCGAAGCCGGAGGATGCCTCGGCGCATTACGGGCTTGGTCATCTGCTGCACATGGAAATCAAGGACGATGAGGCGAAGGTGGAGCTGGAGCGCTCTGTAACGTTGCAGCCGCGACAGACCGAGGCTTATTACCAGCTGGGGGAGATTGCTCTGGCCATGCATCAGGATGCGGAGGCAAAGGCGGATTATGAGAAGGTGCTGGCCGAAGATCCGCATCATGGAGGAGCCGTGACCGGAATGGGCATTCTCGCCTTTCGAGCGAAGGATAATGCCGCGGCGGAGAAATATCTGAAGCAGGCGGTGGTGGACGCGTCGGATTATCCGACGGCGCATCGTTATTACGCAATGCTGCTGGACCGGCTGGGGGAGCACACGCAGGCGGAGCAGGAGATGACTCTGGCCAGGCAGTTGACCGAGGAGCAGAACCGGCTGGCGCACGGATACGAGATTCAGTCTCCGCAATAA
- a CDS encoding flavin monoamine oxidase family protein yields the protein MRVVETEIVVVGAGMAGLAAARRLAEAGHHVVLVEARERVGGRLLTVRPAAAGLPVELGAEFVHGKPAELMALIEEAGLTLFEREGEFLSHDGAQFTDGGLGAQFEVLGALPEEGDRSFDAFLAGADLPEKVAAQARQYVEGFNAADASRIGTASLRRQQEAEEEIEGDRLFRVREGYDRLAEFVRERFEAAGGELRLSSPVEEIAWERGAVQLRLKGGEELRAQKAVLTLPLGVLQAGTVRFVPEVMTEPVAAMAMGAAARLTLVFGKRFWDAEMSFLLTEERPLRVWWTAFPDESPCLTGWVGGPRTLEVPVDDMTLAMVALESLGRVFQREDLEGLLVSAHRHDWLGDPWSRGAYSYAPAGALGASAAMAEPVEATLYFAGEHTDTTGHWGTVHGALRSGLRAAEQILRGE from the coding sequence ATGAGAGTGGTTGAGACAGAGATTGTCGTAGTCGGAGCGGGGATGGCCGGACTGGCCGCGGCGCGGCGGCTGGCGGAAGCGGGGCATCACGTCGTGCTGGTGGAGGCGCGGGAGCGTGTAGGCGGGCGGCTGCTGACGGTGCGTCCTGCGGCAGCGGGACTGCCTGTGGAGCTGGGTGCGGAGTTCGTACATGGCAAGCCGGCGGAGCTGATGGCGCTGATCGAGGAAGCGGGGCTGACGCTCTTCGAGCGCGAGGGGGAATTTCTCTCCCACGACGGAGCGCAGTTTACGGATGGCGGACTGGGGGCGCAGTTCGAGGTGCTGGGCGCATTGCCGGAGGAAGGCGATCGCAGCTTCGATGCCTTTCTTGCCGGGGCCGATCTGCCGGAGAAGGTTGCGGCGCAGGCGCGACAGTATGTGGAGGGCTTCAACGCGGCGGATGCGTCGCGCATTGGCACGGCATCGTTGCGAAGACAGCAGGAGGCGGAAGAGGAGATTGAGGGAGATCGCCTGTTCCGCGTGCGCGAGGGGTATGACCGGCTGGCGGAGTTTGTGCGAGAGCGGTTTGAGGCAGCGGGTGGAGAGTTGCGATTGAGCTCACCCGTGGAGGAGATTGCCTGGGAGCGCGGCGCGGTGCAGTTGCGGCTGAAGGGCGGCGAAGAGCTGCGGGCGCAGAAGGCGGTGCTCACTCTGCCGCTCGGTGTACTGCAGGCAGGGACGGTGCGGTTTGTGCCGGAGGTGATGACGGAGCCGGTCGCTGCCATGGCCATGGGCGCGGCTGCGCGGCTGACGCTGGTCTTTGGTAAGCGTTTCTGGGATGCGGAGATGAGCTTTCTGCTGACGGAAGAGCGGCCGCTGCGCGTGTGGTGGACGGCGTTTCCAGATGAGTCGCCGTGCCTGACCGGCTGGGTCGGCGGTCCGCGGACGCTGGAGGTTCCGGTTGACGATATGACGCTGGCGATGGTGGCGCTCGAAAGCCTGGGACGGGTGTTTCAACGGGAGGACCTCGAAGGATTGCTGGTGAGTGCGCATCGCCACGACTGGCTTGGCGATCCGTGGAGCCGCGGAGCATACAGCTATGCCCCGGCGGGCGCGTTGGGCGCAAGCGCGGCGATGGCTGAGCCGGTAGAGGCAACGCTCTACTTTGCCGGTGAGCACACGGATACGACCGGGCACTGGGGGACGGTGCATGGCGCACTGCGCTCGGGGCTGCGGGCGGCAGAGCAGATTCTGCGCGGAGAGTGA